The Pseudochaenichthys georgianus chromosome 24, fPseGeo1.2, whole genome shotgun sequence genome includes a region encoding these proteins:
- the LOC117440383 gene encoding uncharacterized protein isoform X2: MSNLSGELRNESPYSADVLQREVMIDLLEKIKGEHKDVTEVLQDAGIRNYSDTLSLTQLLELFPGHKYLKLRKTILERIQEPGQLLRKMKSLIPSEDFKAALTGNGVLVDYLCIMKEMQTHVKHILSFHEAHIRFLEENLPNQPDPESAPNLKEPLGHSSVLLKEIGNRDSDAADVLRKADLSIDSDIRSLTREDLLELFPGPKKFKLRRWIFEMIQKPVKQLPPTGVNNGNPSRERTKAVTKQKGKLVYQVVVTGTTFDAHFQLMEKVKKEVQDQFDLVQSYSNDYDITIVFCPIVSRIGPDVESAMRDVKGDKPVILVLMHHAYAAKFIPNVQQGANVQLQVNVFFHETKHGLLHCGENGAVVCEITKYLLQGIPIPNAQVVAAGHSGKSDKSKTGGGFFSQFPFNL, encoded by the exons ATGTCAAATTTATCAGGGGAACTAAGGAATGAAAGTCCAtattctgctgatgttctgCAAC GTGAAGTCATGATAGATTTACTGGAGAAAATAAAGGGGGAACACAAGGATGTTACTGAAGTTCTGCAAG ATGCAGGTATACGCAACTACTCTGACACCCTGTCACTAACACAACTGCTCGAGTTGTTTCCTGGACATAAGTACCTCAAACTGAGGAAGACCATCTTGGAAAGGATACAG GAGCCTGGTCAGCTTCTaagaaaaatgaaaagcttAATCCCAAGTGAAGATTTCAAGG CTGCTCTAACAGGCAACGGGGTCTTGGTTGATTACCTCTGTATCATGAAGGAAATGCAGACCCATGTGAAGCATATCCTGAGTTTCCATGAAGCTCACATTCGTTTTCTCGAAGAAAACCTCCCAAATCAGCCGGACCCGGAATCAGCCCCCAATCTAAAGGAGCCCCTCG GACACTCGTCAGTTTTACTGAAGGAAATAGGGAATCGAGACAGTGATGCTGCTGATGTTCTGCGAA AGGCAGATTTAAGCATCGACTCAGACATCCGGTCACTGACTCGAGAAGACCTGCTCGAGCTGTTTCCTGGACCAAAGAAGTTCAAACTGAGAAGGTGGATCTTTGAAATGATACAG AAGCCCGTTAAACAGCTTCCCCCCACAGGGGTGAATAACGGCAACCCTTCCAGGG AGCGCACCAAGGCTGTGACTAAACAGAAAG GCAAATTGGTGTACCAGGTGGTTGTTACCGGAACAACCTTTGATGCCCATTTTCAACTGATGGAGAAAGTGAAGAAGGAAGTTCAGGATCAGTTTGATCTTGTTCAAAGCTACAGCAACGACTACGACATCACTATTGTCTTCTGCCCCATCGTTTCTCGCATCGGACCAGATGTTGAGTCAGCCATGAGAGATGTTAAAG GCGATAAACCGGTCATTCTGGTTTTGATGCACCACGCATATGCGGCCAAGTTCATTCCAAATGTGCAACAAGGAGCTAACGTTCAGCTGCAAGTCAACGTTTTCTTCCACGAGACGAAACATGGACTGCTCCACTGTGGAGAAAATGGAGCTGTTGTTTGCGAGATTACAAAATATTTATTACAAGGGATCCCCATTCCAAATGCCCAGGTTGTGGCTGCTGGACATTCTGGAAAATCTGACAAAAGCAAGACGGGCGGGGGCTTCTTCTCCcaatttccatttaatttgtga
- the LOC117440383 gene encoding uncharacterized protein isoform X1, with the protein MSNLSGELRNESPYSADVLQREVMIDLLEKIKGEHKDVTEVLQDAGIRNYSDTLSLTQLLELFPGHKYLKLRKTILERIQEPGQLLRKMKSLIPSEDFKAALTGNGVLVDYLCIMKEMQTHVKHILSFHEAHIRFLEENLPNQPDPESAPNLKEPLGNIPTQETHGHSSVLLKEIGNRDSDAADVLRKADLSIDSDIRSLTREDLLELFPGPKKFKLRRWIFEMIQKPVKQLPPTGVNNGNPSRERTKAVTKQKGKLVYQVVVTGTTFDAHFQLMEKVKKEVQDQFDLVQSYSNDYDITIVFCPIVSRIGPDVESAMRDVKGDKPVILVLMHHAYAAKFIPNVQQGANVQLQVNVFFHETKHGLLHCGENGAVVCEITKYLLQGIPIPNAQVVAAGHSGKSDKSKTGGGFFSQFPFNL; encoded by the exons ATGTCAAATTTATCAGGGGAACTAAGGAATGAAAGTCCAtattctgctgatgttctgCAAC GTGAAGTCATGATAGATTTACTGGAGAAAATAAAGGGGGAACACAAGGATGTTACTGAAGTTCTGCAAG ATGCAGGTATACGCAACTACTCTGACACCCTGTCACTAACACAACTGCTCGAGTTGTTTCCTGGACATAAGTACCTCAAACTGAGGAAGACCATCTTGGAAAGGATACAG GAGCCTGGTCAGCTTCTaagaaaaatgaaaagcttAATCCCAAGTGAAGATTTCAAGG CTGCTCTAACAGGCAACGGGGTCTTGGTTGATTACCTCTGTATCATGAAGGAAATGCAGACCCATGTGAAGCATATCCTGAGTTTCCATGAAGCTCACATTCGTTTTCTCGAAGAAAACCTCCCAAATCAGCCGGACCCGGAATCAGCCCCCAATCTAAAGGAGCCCCTCGGTAACATCCCCACTCAAGAAACACATG GACACTCGTCAGTTTTACTGAAGGAAATAGGGAATCGAGACAGTGATGCTGCTGATGTTCTGCGAA AGGCAGATTTAAGCATCGACTCAGACATCCGGTCACTGACTCGAGAAGACCTGCTCGAGCTGTTTCCTGGACCAAAGAAGTTCAAACTGAGAAGGTGGATCTTTGAAATGATACAG AAGCCCGTTAAACAGCTTCCCCCCACAGGGGTGAATAACGGCAACCCTTCCAGGG AGCGCACCAAGGCTGTGACTAAACAGAAAG GCAAATTGGTGTACCAGGTGGTTGTTACCGGAACAACCTTTGATGCCCATTTTCAACTGATGGAGAAAGTGAAGAAGGAAGTTCAGGATCAGTTTGATCTTGTTCAAAGCTACAGCAACGACTACGACATCACTATTGTCTTCTGCCCCATCGTTTCTCGCATCGGACCAGATGTTGAGTCAGCCATGAGAGATGTTAAAG GCGATAAACCGGTCATTCTGGTTTTGATGCACCACGCATATGCGGCCAAGTTCATTCCAAATGTGCAACAAGGAGCTAACGTTCAGCTGCAAGTCAACGTTTTCTTCCACGAGACGAAACATGGACTGCTCCACTGTGGAGAAAATGGAGCTGTTGTTTGCGAGATTACAAAATATTTATTACAAGGGATCCCCATTCCAAATGCCCAGGTTGTGGCTGCTGGACATTCTGGAAAATCTGACAAAAGCAAGACGGGCGGGGGCTTCTTCTCCcaatttccatttaatttgtga